Genomic DNA from Halobaculum sp. CBA1158:
TGAGGCCGTCGCCGCCGTCCGCTCGGCTCCGGCGGGTCTCCCAGTCGACCGTCACGGTGACCGCCTCTGCGTTCGTCCCGGAGGTCGCCCGGATCGCCTCGACGAGATCCGGGTGCGCGCCGAACGCGTCCCCGACTGCCGCCCCGACGACGCGCTCGTCGCCGAACAGCTGCCGGGCGGCCTCGTTCGTCGCCCGGATCCTCCCGTCGTCGTCGACGATCACGACCGGATCCGAGAGGTGGTTGACGATGTGGTCCTGCGCGACCGCGATCGAGTCAAGCAGTCGGTAGCGCGTGATCGCGACCCCCGTGAGCACGGTCGTCACCGCGAACATGACCGGGGTGAAGTCGATCGGCTGCCCGTCACCGGGGAACAAGAAGATGCTCACCAGTCCCGCGAGCGTCGGCAACAGCCCCGCCGCGAGGACGGCCAGTCGCCTCGATCGGAGCGTTCCCGTCGTCCCTCGGACGCTTCGCACGAGTCGCCAGAGCACGTAGACGTTCACCGTGTACGACCACAGGACGAACGCCAGGTACCCGATCCCGGGCGTCACGTCCGATCTGGTCACCTCGCCGGCGACGACGGTCGCGTCCGCGTAGATCAGGTGGTGTGCCGGGTTCGAGACGGCCAGCGCGGCGAACGCCAGCGGGACGCCCGAGACGACCGCGATCCGGCGACGGGTGAGCCAGCAGTCGTCGCCGGCGACGGCGAACGCGAAGACGGGCCACGACGCGCCGACGAGGCCGGTGCCGATCCAGAGGAGGTTGTTGTACGCGAGAATCACCGACAGCGAGTCGGCGCGCAACTGGAGCGCGTACGACCACGTCCAGAGCGTCGCCCCGAGCGCGAGAGCCACGAAGCCGACGATCTCCGGCCCCCCGAGCGTCACGGGTCGACGCCACAGCACCGCGACCAGCATCGCGGCCGAGACGACTCCCCCGAGCAGCAACAGCGGAACGACGTAGGTGACTACACTCATCGTGCGATGGCCTCCGGTACGGGCGCGTCCGTGCGAACCGGCGTTCCCGGCGACGGTGTGCGACCACGAGTCCGCGAGTGGACCACCGATGGAACGAACAGCGCTTAAAAATACCGTCAGCCGCGTAGTGTTGCGATATACGTAGTGTTCCTATGACACGTCTGTCCGGTCGTCGATCGTCGGTCGGTGTCGGTTCGACCGTCCGCGTCCGCATCGGTTCGGCCGTCCGCGTCCGCATCGGTCCGCCCGTCCGCGCCCGCACCGCCGACCGCGACAGCAACATCTGTTCGTGTACGGCAGTTTATGAGGGCGGACGCCGACCTGCGGACATGAGCAAGCAGGAGCCGCCCGACCGCGCAGGCGACGCGGCCGACGACGCCGCCGACGCCGACGCGTTCGCCGGCGAGAAGGACGAGTCCCTCCGGAGCCGCGAGGTGACCGCCGGGGCCGAGCGCGCGCCCCACCGCGCGATGTTCCGCGCGATGGGATACGACGATCAGGACCTGTCGTCACCGATGGTCGGGATCCCGAACCCCGCCGCCGACATCACGCCGTGTAACGTCCACCTCGACGACGTGGCCGACGCCGCCCGCGAGGGCATCGAGGAGGCCGAGGGGATGCCCATCGAGTTCGGCACCGTCACCATCTCCGACGCCATCTCGATGGGGACCGAGGGGATGAAAGCGAGCCTCGTCTCCCGCGAGGTGATCGCCGACTCCGTCGAGCTGGTCTCCTTCGGCGAGCGCATGGACGCGCTCGTCACGGTCGCCGGCTGCGACAAGAACCTCCCCGGGATGCTGATGGCGTCCATCAGAACCGACCTCCCGTCGGTGTTCCTGTACGGCGGATCGATCAGACCCGGCGAGCACGAGGGCCGCGACGTGACCGTCCAGAACGTCTTCGAGGGCGTCGGCACCTACGCCGAGGGCGACATGAGCGCCGACGAGTTGGACGAGATGGAGCGCCACGCCTGCCCGGGTGCGGGCTCGTGCGGCGGGATGTTCACCGCGAACACGATGGCCAGCATCTCGGAGGCGCTGGGGATGGCACCGCTGGGGTCGGCGTCGCCGATGGCCGAGTCGCCCGAGCGCTACGACACCGCCCGCCGCGCGGGCGAACTCGCGCTGGAGTGCGTCCGCGAGGACCGCCGCCCCTCGGACATCCTGACGAAGGAGTCGTTCGAGAACGCCATCGCGGTGCAGGTGGCGATGGGCGGTTCGACCAACGCCGTGCTCCACCTGCTCGCGCTGGCGGCGGAGGCGGACGTCGAGTTGGGCATCACGGAGTTCGACGAGATATCCCGACGCACGCCGAAGATCGCGAACCTCCAGCCCGGCGGCACGCGCGTCATGCAGGACCTCGACGAGGTCGGCGGCGTCCCGGTCGTGATCCGCCGGCTCATCGAGGGCGGGTACATGCACGGCGACGCGATGACGGTGACCGGTCGGACGATGGCCGAGGAGATCGCCCACCTGGAAGAGACGGGCCACCTCCCGGACGACGAGGACATCGACGCGGACTTCCTGTACACGGTCGACGAGCCCTACACCGAGGAGGGCGCGATCAAGATCCTGACGGGCAACCTCGCGCCCGACGGCGCGGTCCTGAAGGTGACCGGCGACGACGCGTTCCACCACGAAGGGCCGGCCCGCGTGTTCGAAGCCGAGGAAGACGCCATGGAGTACGTGCAGTCGGGAGAGATCGAGTCGGGCGACGTGATCGTCATCCGCAACGAGGGCCCGCGCGGCGGCCCCGGCATGCGCGAGATGCTCGGCGTCACCGCCGCGGTCGTCGGCGCGGGCCACGAGGACGACGTGGCGCTCCTGACCGACGGGCGCTTCTCGGGCGCGACGCGCGGGCCGATGATCGGCCACGTCGCTCCCGAGGCCGTCGAGGGCGGGCCGATCGGCCTCGTCGAGGAGGGCGACACGGTGACGGTTGACATCCCCGAGCGCGAACTCTCGGTGGACGTGGACGATGCGGAACTGGCCCGGCGAGCCGAGGCGTACGAGCCGCCGGAGCCGCAGTACGCGGGGGGCGTCTTCGCGAAGTTCGCCCGTGACTTCGGGAGCGCCGCCAACGGCGCGGTCACGAATCCGAGGGCGAAGCGCGACTGATCGGGCGCTCCGTCCCGACGTGCCGCCGGTTGCGATCGTCGGATCGTCGGGTTCCGGCCGAAGTGTGGACCGTCGGACAGAAACGACGTTCGCGGAACGGCCAAGTATCGTGCCGGCGACACCTCCGGCGTATGAACGGTGACGACGACGGGGCCGACGACGGCGACGGTTCCGGCCGGGCGCTGTCCGCGCGCTTCGAGGCGAACCGCGAGCACTGGGAGTCCATGGTCGAACCGGTCTCGGCGACGGACGGGACCGACGAGATCGAGGCGTTCCTCGCAGGGGAGTCGGCGCTGCTTCCCGTCCAGCGGGAGGAACTGGGCGACGCCTCCGGGTCGCGGCTGCTGGACCTCCAGTGTTCGATCGGGACACGAACGCTCTCGTGGGCGCGCGAGGGGGCGACGGTGACCGGCGTCGACATCTCGGCCGAAAGCGTGCGCGTGGCGCGAGAGATCGCCGACGAGGCCGGGTTGGCGGACCGCGCCGAGTTCGTCCGCTCGAACGTGTACGACCTTCCCGACGACCACGACGAGCGGTACGACACGCTCGTCACGAACTTCGGCGTGCTGTGTTGGCTCCCCGACCTCGACCGCTGGGCGGCGGTCGTCGCCGAGTTGCTCGAGCCCGGCGGGACGTTCTACCTCGCCGAACACCACCCGATCGCGACCGCGCTCTCGGACGATCTCGGGGCGGGTGAGGACCCGATATCGGTCGAACATCCGTACTTCTCGAGCGACGCACCCGTATCGGCCGCTGACGGGTCCACGCACAAGTGGATACACGGACTCGGCGAGATCGTGACCGCGCTCGCCGACGCCGGGATCCGGATCGAGTTCGTCCACGAGCACCCGTTCTCGCCGATCCGGCGTTCGCCGCAGATGGTCCAGGACGACCGCGGACGGTGGCGGTTCGAGGGCGACGCGTCCCTCCCGCTACTGGTGACCGTCAAAGGCGAACTGCGATCGGACGCGCCGGGAGCCTGATCGACGCTGCCGGGCGAGTCGTGACCGGACGGCCGACGGCTGGACGCGCCGACGCCGACTTCAGGCGTCCTCGTCGGCCGGTTCCGCGTCGCGTCGTGCGTGCACGGTCTCGTGGATCCCGAGTACCAGCGCGGGGACGACGAGCATGAACAGGTGCTCCTCCAGCGGAATCGCCAGCAGTTCGATCCCGGTCCGCATCGGGATGGAGAACACGCCGACCTCCAGCGTGTACCAGTCCCAGACGTACGCGACGGGGTAGAGGAGGGCTATCGTCGCGGCGGCGCGGCGGGTCGCGTCTCGCCCGGCGCGGACGAGCAGCGCGAGCGCCGCGGTTCCGAAGACGACCTCGGTCGCGAGGTAGGTGTACGGACCGAGCACGGTGATGTCAGGGAGCGGCGCGTCCGCGAGCGGCCGGAAGAACGTCGCCACGAGCAGCCCAGCGAGAAAGAGGTAGGCTCCGCGCACCAGCAGCATCGTCGCGGTCCCGGAGTCCTTGCGAACGGCGACCGCGACGACCCCGCCGAACGCGAGGCTCGCGGCGGGCGCGCTCGCCGGGAGAACGCGCGCGATCGCGAGGGGGACGACCGCGAACAGTCCGACCCCGAGCGCGACGGTCGCGAGGCGACGGGCGCGCCGCGGTCCCAGCGTGACAGCGACGGTCCGCTTGTCGATGGAGCGGTCGTATTCGTAGTCCTGCGCGTCGTCGATCACCTTCACCCCGGCGAGGGTGACGACGAGCACGGCCGCCAGCGCGATCGGTGCGGCCGCGATCCGCCCGGTCTGTGCGGCGTACCCGCCGAGCAGACACAGCCCGATTCCCACGGGGTACCC
This window encodes:
- a CDS encoding histidine kinase N-terminal 7TM domain-containing protein, with the translated sequence MSVVTYVVPLLLLGGVVSAAMLVAVLWRRPVTLGGPEIVGFVALALGATLWTWSYALQLRADSLSVILAYNNLLWIGTGLVGASWPVFAFAVAGDDCWLTRRRIAVVSGVPLAFAALAVSNPAHHLIYADATVVAGEVTRSDVTPGIGYLAFVLWSYTVNVYVLWRLVRSVRGTTGTLRSRRLAVLAAGLLPTLAGLVSIFLFPGDGQPIDFTPVMFAVTTVLTGVAITRYRLLDSIAVAQDHIVNHLSDPVVIVDDDGRIRATNEAARQLFGDERVVGAAVGDAFGAHPDLVEAIRATSGTNAEAVTVTVDWETRRSRADGGDGLTDARSTDDPDDTSVGDPDDPPVGDTVQSPEHRTFTTSVGPLEDTDAAVLVFRDITERRAAERRVTILNRVLRHDLRNDISVIDGYLSLLKTELEASDRESETVRDALSVLSARTEGMLAVTEQAALAERLVDGDPEVRRTDLVALVRSHCEQVRVEHPDVRLETTLPEDPVTVATLSVFPSVVDNLIENAIEHADSDRPWLAVSVAVERSESTATIRVADDGPGIPDDDREVLLGREPSLERANGLGLWLINRITRLSGGDIAVEPSRRGGTAVSVTLPLAASTVDAASDSAA
- the ilvD gene encoding dihydroxy-acid dehydratase; translation: MSKQEPPDRAGDAADDAADADAFAGEKDESLRSREVTAGAERAPHRAMFRAMGYDDQDLSSPMVGIPNPAADITPCNVHLDDVADAAREGIEEAEGMPIEFGTVTISDAISMGTEGMKASLVSREVIADSVELVSFGERMDALVTVAGCDKNLPGMLMASIRTDLPSVFLYGGSIRPGEHEGRDVTVQNVFEGVGTYAEGDMSADELDEMERHACPGAGSCGGMFTANTMASISEALGMAPLGSASPMAESPERYDTARRAGELALECVREDRRPSDILTKESFENAIAVQVAMGGSTNAVLHLLALAAEADVELGITEFDEISRRTPKIANLQPGGTRVMQDLDEVGGVPVVIRRLIEGGYMHGDAMTVTGRTMAEEIAHLEETGHLPDDEDIDADFLYTVDEPYTEEGAIKILTGNLAPDGAVLKVTGDDAFHHEGPARVFEAEEDAMEYVQSGEIESGDVIVIRNEGPRGGPGMREMLGVTAAVVGAGHEDDVALLTDGRFSGATRGPMIGHVAPEAVEGGPIGLVEEGDTVTVDIPERELSVDVDDAELARRAEAYEPPEPQYAGGVFAKFARDFGSAANGAVTNPRAKRD
- a CDS encoding class I SAM-dependent methyltransferase — encoded protein: MNGDDDGADDGDGSGRALSARFEANREHWESMVEPVSATDGTDEIEAFLAGESALLPVQREELGDASGSRLLDLQCSIGTRTLSWAREGATVTGVDISAESVRVAREIADEAGLADRAEFVRSNVYDLPDDHDERYDTLVTNFGVLCWLPDLDRWAAVVAELLEPGGTFYLAEHHPIATALSDDLGAGEDPISVEHPYFSSDAPVSAADGSTHKWIHGLGEIVTALADAGIRIEFVHEHPFSPIRRSPQMVQDDRGRWRFEGDASLPLLVTVKGELRSDAPGA
- a CDS encoding lycopene cyclase domain-containing protein; the encoded protein is MAIARHGRGPGAVARAYASQVHPVFMLPPVATALFGAALAGEFDPALALVHAGTAFFAVYTAHVKDGYVDFHRRGEDDDHPMTERGCRLGLVGATLGFLACLAGVAVLAESTATPLAVALVTPTWVIGYLHAPQFDTNPVTTTLGYPVGIGLCLLGGYAAQTGRIAAAPIALAAVLVVTLAGVKVIDDAQDYEYDRSIDKRTVAVTLGPRRARRLATVALGVGLFAVVPLAIARVLPASAPAASLAFGGVVAVAVRKDSGTATMLLVRGAYLFLAGLLVATFFRPLADAPLPDITVLGPYTYLATEVVFGTAALALLVRAGRDATRRAAATIALLYPVAYVWDWYTLEVGVFSIPMRTGIELLAIPLEEHLFMLVVPALVLGIHETVHARRDAEPADEDA